From a region of the Eublepharis macularius isolate TG4126 chromosome 7, MPM_Emac_v1.0, whole genome shotgun sequence genome:
- the LOC129333876 gene encoding LOW QUALITY PROTEIN: GSK-3-binding protein-like (The sequence of the model RefSeq protein was modified relative to this genomic sequence to represent the inferred CDS: inserted 2 bases in 1 codon) yields the protein MPCRRPGGERFLLLERAVSLPSSQVGAKEVDALVAKLGEVLQLSAQHRTPPPRLPKHHGRDRAAPYSAPRGLGFFASLHRPPPHPRPPLLPXPPPPPPSDKKGSPRVAKQLCGRGWLRSAGGRKKPRRHPLLPAGDEEDPHRLLEQLILSGNLIKEAVRRLQLAAAASTALGEASVTGSPGSASSAGSCRSSSGEGDSGVQPATAAFAGSPLQPLP from the exons ATGCCGTGCCGGCGACCGGGCGGGGAGCGCTTCTTGCTGCTGGAGCGCGCCGTGTCCCTGCCGAGCAGCCAGGTGGGCGCCAAGGAGGTGGACGCGCTGGTGGCCAAGTTGGGCGAGGTGCTGCAGCTGAGCGCCCAGCACCGGACTCCGCCGCCCCGACTGCCCAAGCACCACGGCCGGGACCGCGCGGCACCCTACTCGGCCCCGAGGGGGCTCGGCTTCTTCGCCTCGCTGCACCGCCCGCCGCCTCATCCGCggccgccgctgctgcc ccccccgccgccgccgccgtcggACAAGAAAGGCAGCCCGCGGGTGGCCAAGCAGCTCTGCGGCCGCGGCTGGCTGAGGAGCGCCGGAGGCAGAAAGAAGCCGCGGCGGCACCCGCTGCTGCCGGCCGGCGACGAAGAGGACCCGCACCGGCTCCTCGAGCAGCTCATCCTCTCCGGGAACCTCATCAAGGAAGCCGTCCGGCGCCTCCAGCTGGCAGCCGCGGCCTCGACGGCGCTGGGGGAGGCGTCCGTCACCGGCTCGCCGGGCTCCGCCTCGTCCGCTGGGAGCTGCCGCAGCAGCAGCGGCGAAGGAGACTCTGGCGTTCAGCCGGCTACCGCCGCGTTCGCCGGCTCGCCTCTGCAGCCGCTGCCCTAA